Proteins from a single region of Methanobacteriaceae archaeon:
- the dph2 gene encoding diphthamide biosynthesis enzyme Dph2, producing the protein MADTRYQFKVNEIIDKIRKTDAQVVGLQFPEGLKVHATHLAHDIERETSAIVLISGDPCYGACDLSDDAMDGLVDLLVHFGHTPLPINYKVPTLFVEAHYQLESMKILEEALNLLEGKEKIGLVTTTQHLHLLEDAARFLEENGKEVLMKEGAGTLKGQVLGCNFSSVQDLPVDAFLYLGSGNFHPLGIKLSTEKAVVIADPYLNQVRDIDEFADRILRIRFARITRASEAKKFGIIISSKAGQSRWQLAKSLKKMLNEEGKDAYLIQMAEINPPNLLPYMDLDAFIVTACPRIAIDDSKMYDKPLLTPQELEIVLGKRKWEDYQMDEIKY; encoded by the coding sequence ATGGCAGATACTCGTTATCAGTTCAAAGTTAATGAGATAATTGATAAAATCAGAAAAACAGATGCCCAGGTAGTTGGACTGCAGTTTCCAGAAGGATTAAAAGTCCATGCAACTCACCTGGCACATGATATTGAACGTGAAACAAGTGCAATAGTTTTAATATCTGGAGATCCCTGTTACGGGGCGTGTGATCTTTCTGATGATGCTATGGATGGTTTGGTGGACTTACTGGTGCATTTCGGGCACACTCCTCTTCCAATTAATTACAAAGTTCCCACTCTTTTCGTGGAGGCCCATTACCAGTTAGAATCAATGAAAATACTAGAAGAAGCATTAAACCTTCTTGAAGGAAAAGAAAAGATTGGTCTGGTGACCACCACCCAACACTTGCACTTATTGGAAGATGCAGCCCGTTTTTTAGAGGAAAATGGAAAGGAAGTTTTAATGAAAGAGGGCGCGGGAACTCTGAAAGGACAGGTTTTAGGATGTAATTTTTCATCAGTGCAGGATTTACCAGTTGATGCATTTCTTTACCTGGGAAGTGGTAATTTCCATCCGCTGGGAATAAAACTTTCCACTGAAAAGGCAGTGGTTATAGCTGACCCCTATCTAAACCAGGTGAGAGATATAGACGAGTTCGCTGATAGAATCCTCAGAATACGTTTTGCACGGATAACACGGGCTAGTGAGGCTAAAAAATTTGGAATAATAATATCCTCCAAGGCAGGCCAGTCCAGATGGCAACTGGCAAAATCTTTAAAGAAAATGCTGAATGAAGAGGGCAAGGATGCATATTTGATCCAGATGGCTGAAATAAACCCTCCCAATTTATTGCCTTATATGGATTTGGATGCATTTATCGTAACAGCATGTCCTCGAATTGCGATAGATGATTCTAAGATGTATGATAAACCTCTTTTAACTCCCCAGGAACTGGAAATCGTTCTCGGAAAGAGAAAGTGGGAAGATTACCAGATGGATGAGATTAAATACTAA
- a CDS encoding exosome complex RNA-binding protein Csl4 — protein MRAKNGDFVLPGDALGVTEEFLPSEWTYDDHGDIRSLVAGTVTIDQKNKKISIIPKTKSPAILKKGDVILGQIREVRGQRALVDVDGIKDSKRSLPITFLGAIHISQARKGYVDKLTDDFHIGDLIQARVTKVMGVDNADLTTAENELGVLKAMCTNCRHFMKKIGKKEVKCPNCGRKETRNISSNYEG, from the coding sequence ATGAGAGCAAAAAACGGAGATTTCGTTCTTCCTGGTGATGCTTTAGGAGTCACTGAGGAGTTTCTCCCGTCAGAATGGACCTATGATGATCATGGTGATATTAGGTCGCTGGTGGCGGGAACAGTAACCATAGATCAGAAAAACAAAAAAATATCCATAATTCCCAAAACAAAATCCCCTGCAATTTTAAAAAAGGGCGACGTGATTTTAGGGCAGATAAGAGAAGTTAGAGGGCAGCGAGCTCTGGTGGATGTGGATGGGATAAAAGATAGTAAAAGAAGCTTACCCATTACATTTTTAGGAGCCATACATATTTCACAGGCAAGAAAGGGATATGTAGACAAGCTAACTGATGATTTTCATATTGGAGATCTTATCCAGGCCCGGGTCACCAAAGTAATGGGTGTGGACAATGCTGATCTCACCACTGCAGAAAATGAACTTGGTGTTCTCAAAGCTATGTGCACCAACTGCCGACACTTCATGAAAAAGATCGGTAAAAAAGAAGTTAAATGTCCTAACTGTGGTAGAAAAGAGACAAGAAATATCTCTTCAAATTACGAGGGATAA
- a CDS encoding DNA-directed RNA polymerase subunit L: MKVITDKRNELEIEITGETHTLCNALRKTLMEDEDVESAAYVIEHPIIGEPKLYIKAKNPKKSLKKAAETLKSRCDEFKELIESDGNGKTKGKKAKKSTKKAAKSSKKSTKKTTKKTAKKKK, from the coding sequence ATGAAGGTTATAACAGATAAAAGGAATGAATTAGAGATAGAAATTACGGGAGAGACGCATACTCTATGTAATGCTCTACGAAAGACTCTCATGGAAGATGAAGATGTTGAATCTGCAGCATATGTTATAGAGCACCCGATCATAGGGGAGCCTAAACTTTACATAAAGGCGAAAAATCCTAAAAAGTCCCTCAAAAAGGCAGCAGAAACTCTCAAATCAAGATGTGACGAGTTTAAAGAACTCATAGAATCTGATGGTAATGGAAAAACTAAAGGAAAAAAAGCTAAAAAGTCAACCAAAAAAGCAGCTAAATCCTCCAAGAAATCCACCAAAAAAACCACCAAGAAAACCGCCAAAAAGAAGAAGTGA
- a CDS encoding DUF99 family protein, translating to MEKLKEKKLKSQPKKQLNPPRNPPKKPPRKPPKRRSELKKFRSIKQEIRILGVDDAPFTPHTQDRVMLIGTVFRAGTWLDGVLRTFITVDGNDATDALIEMVNKSRHLEQLGVMMLDGITFGGFNVVDINRIFQETGVPVVVIMRKYPDLERIKNALKKFPDRKWRWNYILEAGEIYKIDKIHNQEPIYMQTSGISEEDAREIVILSATRSAIPEPIRAAHIIAAGVTIGESKGNA from the coding sequence ATGGAAAAACTAAAGGAAAAAAAGCTAAAAAGTCAACCAAAAAAGCAGCTAAATCCTCCAAGAAATCCACCAAAAAAACCACCAAGAAAACCGCCAAAAAGAAGAAGTGAACTAAAAAAGTTCAGAAGCATTAAACAGGAAATTAGGATCCTGGGAGTTGATGATGCTCCCTTTACTCCTCACACCCAAGATCGTGTAATGCTAATTGGAACCGTCTTCAGGGCAGGAACCTGGTTGGATGGAGTGCTCCGCACATTTATAACGGTGGATGGGAATGATGCCACAGATGCACTAATTGAGATGGTTAATAAATCACGACACCTGGAACAGCTGGGTGTCATGATGCTGGATGGCATTACTTTCGGCGGATTCAATGTGGTTGACATAAACAGAATATTTCAGGAAACTGGAGTTCCAGTGGTAGTCATAATGCGCAAGTATCCTGACTTGGAAAGAATAAAAAATGCTCTAAAGAAATTTCCAGACAGGAAATGGCGGTGGAATTACATTCTTGAAGCTGGAGAAATCTATAAAATTGATAAGATCCATAATCAGGAACCCATTTACATGCAGACCAGTGGTATAAGTGAAGAAGATGCTCGAGAGATTGTGATACTTTCTGCAACCAGAAGTGCGATTCCCGAGCCCATACGTGCGGCTCATATTATTGCAGCAGGCGTGACCATTGGAGAGTCTAAAGGTAACGCCTAA
- a CDS encoding NUDIX hydrolase codes for MLDIKRGNFIKNYKHPFLTVDAVITDQHGDIVFIRRKNPPYQGSWAFPGGFVEYGETVEEAVLREVKEETGLEIEIRELLGVYSDPQRDPRGHTISICFLAKISEGELRAGTDAAEVSTFTIEKALKSDLAFDHKDILMDALEKLSA; via the coding sequence ATGTTAGATATAAAGAGGGGAAACTTTATTAAAAATTATAAACATCCTTTTTTAACAGTTGATGCAGTGATAACTGATCAACATGGAGATATAGTATTTATTCGCAGGAAAAACCCTCCTTACCAGGGATCATGGGCCTTTCCCGGTGGTTTTGTGGAGTATGGCGAAACAGTTGAAGAAGCAGTTCTAAGAGAAGTTAAAGAAGAAACAGGACTTGAAATAGAGATTAGGGAGTTACTGGGAGTTTATTCAGATCCACAAAGGGATCCCCGGGGACACACAATTTCGATCTGCTTTTTGGCTAAAATAAGCGAAGGTGAACTTCGAGCAGGCACCGATGCTGCTGAAGTGTCAACTTTCACCATAGAAAAAGCTCTTAAAAGTGATTTAGCCTTTGATCACAAAGATATTTTGATGGATGCTCTGGAAAAGTTAAGTGCATGA
- a CDS encoding transcription factor S, whose amino-acid sequence MEFCPKCGTVMFPKGDCFQCSCGYQKKITKETLSEYEVSEKLAPKENVIVTGDDVKTLPTTKALCPKCGNREAFWWLQQTRRADESETRFLRCTKCGQTWREYD is encoded by the coding sequence ATGGAATTTTGCCCTAAATGTGGGACAGTCATGTTCCCTAAAGGTGACTGTTTCCAGTGTAGTTGTGGTTACCAAAAAAAGATAACCAAGGAAACTCTAAGTGAATATGAGGTTTCAGAAAAATTAGCCCCCAAGGAGAATGTAATTGTAACTGGGGATGATGTTAAAACCCTGCCTACAACCAAGGCTTTATGTCCTAAATGTGGCAATCGAGAGGCATTCTGGTGGTTACAACAAACCAGAAGGGCTGATGAATCTGAAACCAGATTTTTAAGATGCACCAAATGCGGACAGACTTGGCGAGAATATGACTGA
- a CDS encoding CvpA family protein: MAEKPNNVSNQSISENDESKDNGDSKNNFTEKSPSKNPSRRFRDFLTAGNLEENGSPNDSPKAKVSSEDFKENNEFEGKENEDKSQTEVHEFHFSQELMKFDIYRKLRSNKERVIKVTGGIIGTIFIIAGILYIMGAAFRVADNVIFGERAVLSAFLILVGVLILAGIFARSQLEGTFLKNIHSELEVAEDPSSDGKSSDKKEKQKSNIYQKDKK; the protein is encoded by the coding sequence ATGGCAGAAAAGCCTAATAATGTTTCAAACCAGTCTATCTCCGAAAATGATGAGTCTAAGGATAATGGTGATTCTAAGAATAATTTTACTGAAAAATCACCATCTAAAAATCCTTCAAGAAGATTCAGAGACTTTTTAACTGCTGGTAATCTAGAAGAAAATGGATCTCCTAATGATTCTCCAAAAGCAAAAGTCTCCTCAGAAGATTTTAAAGAAAATAACGAATTTGAAGGTAAAGAAAACGAGGATAAAAGCCAAACTGAAGTGCATGAATTCCATTTCAGTCAGGAGCTCATGAAATTTGATATTTACAGGAAGCTCCGCTCCAATAAAGAAAGGGTCATTAAGGTCACTGGAGGGATAATCGGAACCATTTTCATCATTGCAGGGATATTATATATTATGGGTGCTGCGTTTAGAGTAGCTGACAATGTAATATTCGGTGAAAGAGCAGTTCTATCTGCTTTTTTAATATTGGTGGGGGTTCTAATCCTGGCAGGAATATTCGCAAGGTCCCAGTTGGAAGGAACTTTCCTTAAAAACATACACAGTGAACTGGAAGTGGCTGAAGACCCATCTTCTGATGGGAAATCTTCAGATAAGAAAGAAAAACAAAAAAGTAATATATATCAGAAGGATAAAAAGTAA
- the pcn gene encoding proliferating cell nuclear antigen (pcna), giving the protein MFKAVLSDSNILKTSFDAISSIVDEVQMQADEEGLRLDALDRSHITFVHLELKKGLFDEYQCSESMKINVDTEELMKVLKRAKSEDMVEITVDEGNLIITFEGEARRTFKIRLIDIEYEAPSPPQLEYPTEFEVPFALLKDSIQDISIVSDKIALQVDADKFQASAEGEFGDAQIEYLHGEKIEESARSIYSLEKVKEMLKADKFSESAVIRLGNDMPLNLALQMATDEGELSFLLAPRIESEE; this is encoded by the coding sequence ATGTTCAAGGCAGTTTTAAGTGATTCCAATATTTTGAAGACAAGTTTCGATGCTATATCATCCATTGTTGATGAAGTGCAGATGCAGGCTGATGAAGAAGGTTTGAGACTGGATGCTCTGGACCGCAGTCACATCACATTTGTGCACCTGGAACTCAAGAAAGGATTGTTCGATGAATATCAGTGCAGTGAGTCAATGAAGATTAACGTGGACACTGAAGAGTTAATGAAAGTCCTGAAAAGGGCTAAATCCGAGGACATGGTTGAGATTACTGTGGATGAGGGAAACCTGATTATTACCTTTGAAGGTGAAGCCCGCAGAACATTCAAGATACGACTCATTGACATCGAGTACGAGGCCCCCAGCCCTCCACAACTGGAATATCCTACAGAATTCGAAGTGCCATTTGCTCTTTTAAAAGACTCTATTCAGGACATAAGCATTGTTTCAGATAAGATCGCTCTTCAGGTGGATGCAGACAAATTCCAGGCATCTGCAGAGGGAGAGTTTGGAGATGCTCAAATTGAGTACTTGCATGGGGAAAAGATCGAAGAATCTGCCAGGTCAATATATTCACTGGAAAAAGTTAAAGAAATGCTAAAAGCGGATAAATTCTCTGAATCTGCTGTAATCAGATTAGGAAACGACATGCCCCTGAATCTTGCCCTGCAAATGGCAACTGACGAAGGTGAACTGAGTTTCCTCCTGGCTCCTAGAATAGAAAGTGAAGAATAA